From a region of the Torulaspora globosa chromosome 7, complete sequence genome:
- the RPB5 gene encoding DNA-directed RNA polymerase core subunit RPB5 (ancestral locus Anc_3.114) produces the protein MDQDNERNISRLWRTFRTMKEMVKDRGYFIAQEEIDLSLEDFKVKYCDSMGRPQRKMMSFQSNPTEESIAKFPNMGTLWVEFCDEPTVGVKTMKTFVIHIQEKNFQTGIFVYQNNITPSAMKLVPSIPPATIETFHEASLVVNITHHELVPKHIRLSDEEKKELLKRYRLKESQLPRIQRADPVALYLGLKRGEVVKIIRNSETAGRYASYRICM, from the coding sequence ATGGATCAAGATAATGAGAGAAACATCTCCAGACTGTGGAGAACTTTCCGTACGATGAAAGAAATGGTTAAAGACAGAGGATATTTTATAGCTCAGGAGGAGATAGATCTGTCTTTGGAggatttcaaagtcaaatACTGTGATTCAATGGGTAGACCGCAGCGTAAGATGATGTCCTTTCAATCTAACCCAACTGAGGAATCCATAGCGAAGTTTCCTAACATGGGGACGCTTTGGGTGGAATTCTGTGACGAACCAACCGTCGGTGTCAAGACGATGAAAACTTTCGTCATACACATCCAGGAGAAGAATTTCCAAACGGGTATTTTTGTTTACCAAAATAATATTACACCGAGCGCTATGAAATTGGTTCCATCGATACCTCCAGCTACCattgaaacttttcatGAGGCTTCATTAGTGGTCAACATCACTCATCATGAGCTAGTTCCAAAACACATAAGGCTAAGTGAcgaagagaagaaggaattgttgaaaagatacAGACTTAAGGAATCTCAATTGCCTAGgattcaaagagctgatcCCGTTGCATTATATTTGGGATTGAAAAGAGGCGAAGTGGTCAAGATCATTAGGAACAGTGAGACTGCTGGCCGCTATGCAAGCTATAGAATCTGCATGTGA
- the MHF1 gene encoding Mhf1p (ancestral locus Anc_3.116): MSTRKAENDKILAQLKGKLWYCIERQIAEETPFDTSCTASFTNALVELCYLQLVEMGKDLEAFARHASRDTITVDDMMLLLRKTPHLQKMLLPDDLR, translated from the coding sequence ATGAGTACCAGAAAGGCTGAGAATGACAAGATCTTGGCTCAATTGAAAGGTAAGCTTTGGTATTGTATTGAGCGACAGATAGCGGAAGAGACGCCGTTCGACACAAGTTGTACAGCGAGTTTTACAAATGCCCTGGTAGAGCTATGCTATTTGCAGCTTGTCGAGATGGGCAAGGATCTAGAGGCCTTTGCAAGACACGCTAGCAGAGACACCATCACAGTCGATGATATGATGCTACTGCTGCGCAAGACACCACATTTACAAAAGATGCTGTTACCTGACGATCTACGGTGA
- the MRPS9 gene encoding mitochondrial 37S ribosomal protein uS9m (ancestral locus Anc_3.117), with the protein MLIRRLLSDSYRPLVRPLSTLPALRQQRQQQNATEFPLRTIPKLATFYSANPVHEHRVNRLESLLRRYVKLPTVSATQQQEQRPAWISFDEYALLGGGSRLKPIQYQELLSLLNKLHAIDPQLVNDEIKVEVAQYFKKTKIQSVQNSVKSLDEFGRSTAIGRRKTSVAKVQVVRGTGQILVNNRQLNDYFVKLKDRESIMYPLQVVDSVGKYNIFATTSGGGPTGQAEAIMLAIAKSLITFNPLLKPRLRKAGVITRDYRHVERKKPGKKKARKMPTWVKR; encoded by the coding sequence ATGCTTATTAGGAGGCTTCTGAGCGATTCTTATCGTCCTCTGGTTAGACCATTATCCACCCTGCCCGCATTGAGGCAGCAGAGGCAACAACAAAACGCAACAGAGTTCCCTCTCAGAACCATTCCCAAGTTGGCCACATTCTACTCAGCGAATCCAGTCCATGAGCATCGTGTCAATCGATTGGAGAGCTTACTTCGCAGATATGTGAAGCTGCCTACAGTTTCAGCAACACAACAACAGGAGCAGAGACCGGCATGGATCTCATTCGACGAATACGCCCTACTGGGTGGTGGCAGTCGATTGAAGCCGATCCAATATCAAGAGTTACTGTCGTTGCTCAACAAATTGCATGCTATTGATCCGCAGCTGGTCAATGACGAAATAAAGGTGGAAGTCGCCCAATACTTCAAAAAGACAAAGATCCAATCGGTACAGAACTCGGTAAAGAGCTTGGATGAGTTCGGCAGGAGCACAGCTATCGGTAGGAGGAAAACGTCGGTTGCAAAAGTGCAGGTCGTGAGGGGCACTGGTCAGATCCTAGTGAACAATCGTCAATTGAACGATTACTTCGTCAAGTTGAAGGATAGAGAGTCTATTATGTATCCGCTGCAGGTAGTAGATTCCGTTGGGAAGTACAATATCTTTGCCACCACGTCCGGCGGCGGGCCAACAGGCCAAGCGGAGGCCATCATGCTTGCCATTGCCAAGTCGCTAATCACCTTCAACCCGCTTCTCAAGCCAAGGCTGCGTAAGGCAGGTGTTATCACTAGAGACTACAGGCACGtcgaaagaaagaagcccggcaagaagaaggcaagaaagatgCCTACTTGGGTCAAGAGATAG
- the DUF1 gene encoding Duf1p (ancestral locus Anc_3.115) → MDELTISYGLLAPQSKVSRDLHILPITKILYPEGQDGFFLTCSRDGSIIKNRFDAFGRLIRGKRMQAHSDWVTDIIQISRNKFITVSHDFSIVLLTLHDDSDTWETKIIGDHGDYIKCIVHIPTDDNEFVFATGGLDRKVKFWNLKDDQAYLIDEFLNSSDHDETGSIYAMAAIDHGMGFNLLIGDCNGDLILYSTTDKREFGRLTKAHKANIKIVKSLDHSSKLVTACSDGLICVWDLKEDDKLVKCASYQWDCSVWGIYGTDLNMVYIGDSKGRIKTADLSKSDQMSAVTIYDEAQHVSGDFSGKESKHGGILDLMISPDGFIMFSQSINSNLSMLDLRTGKLEVIKGGFALIKSSLLTNRRHVITENTKGEIQRWDIVVCELVNTFEPAEGGFDEVVTKYTSKEVLSHWCSVSVKVGMLFVKLNPRMSNTEVYGSALEGYRILNEVELNSDERYNLGKIVINSLFKEFVSYEMEKDKTYRKQLSSRKKDQNVAASAMELNLNFTESKIKDKRRKSAFYRFGSATPYQEYNMTSLSAPNTPLFSGEATGLPVDEHPLLPPPMTSAGDKLTYEENELGVLSPFGASESRTLSSGSLIARKFKKLRPYSRNGSGTHTTVDSQATNSDFEDSTPEDEHPGERIVWNQAYNGENLSSQQAAEPLHAKFKPIETPATAAHQDIEPNTLIKDRATYISDFFEQLHETYKQHQNSNSTSLKLLSRKLPESKIIRDPSLPIIRIRNGVLLVVHSWNKRCCGGKVLFSSYLPASRSLDDDDASILQESDEDVDSNEDEERLSKYDLMDNEYGNVMNRRQMFEQLEENLPFWFAKYLFCDERTAKQQPKLSFVIAPWQDHDGPISSGSQPQQSHHRLKFGRTKSADVSLGTTELPKISEINTKLVAPGMIKVKKIKVYIADRFEAKTPEMKAKIDPSEWIELLCKSQVLDNDMTLSTVRTLYWKSQSDIVFKYRRKMADATLVTGGDGNSGSGDI, encoded by the coding sequence ATGGATGAACTAACGATAAGTTATGGACTCTTGGCGCCGCAATCGAAGGTCTCACGGGATTTGCATATACTGCCCATAACCAAAATTCTATATCCAGAGGGACAAGATGGATTTTTTTTGACTTGTAGCAGGGACGGCTCCATAATAAAGAATCGATTCGATGCTTTTGGGAGATTAATTCGCGGCAAGAGGATGCAAGCCCATAGTGACTGGGTCACAGATATAATACAGATTAGCCGCAACAAATTCATTACGGTGAGCCACGACTTCTCTATTGTTCTACTTACATTGCATGACGATTCGGATACCTGGGAGACAAAGATTATAGGAGACCATGGAGACTACATCAAATGCATTGTTCATATACCAACTGATGATAATGAATTTGTGTTTGCAACAGGTGGACTGGATAGAAAAGTGAAGTTTTGGAACTTGAAGGATGATCAGGCTTACTTGATAGATGAGTTTTTGAATAGCTCAGACCATGATGAGACGGGATCAATTTATGCAATGGCTGCAATCGATCACGGTATGGGATTCAATCTGCTTATTGGGGATTGCAATGGTGATCTCATTCTCTACTCTACGACTGATAAGCGGGAGTTCGGAAGGTTGACTAAGGCACACAAGGCAAATATAAAAATAGTCAAGTCGCTAGATCACTCATCCAAATTGGTAACGGCGTGTTCCGACGGTCTAATTTGCGTCTGGGATCTGAAAGAAGACGATAAATTGGTAAAATGTGCATCCTACCAGTGGGATTGCTCTGTATGGGGAATATATGGGACCGATTTGAACATGGTGTATATTGGCGACTCAAAAGGTAGGATAAAAACAGCAGATCTCTCAAAGAGTGATCAGATGAGTGCAGTGACGATTTATGATGAGGCACAGCATGTGTCTGGAGACTTTTCGGGCAAAGAGAGCAAACATGGGGGTATCTTGGACCTGATGATCTCACCTGATGGTTTTATCATGTTTTCACAGAGCATAAACTCTAACCTGTCAATGCTAGACCTTCGCACAGGAAAGCTAGAAGTCATTAAGGGAGGTTTTGCCCTGATAAAGAGCTCATTGCTAACCAACAGAAGACATGTCATCACCGAAAACACCAAAGGAGAGATTCAAAGGTGGGACATAGTCGTTTGCGAGCTGGTCAATACCTTCGAGCCCGCTGAGGGTGGTTTTGACGAGGTAGTGACCAAGTATACATCGAAGGAAGTCCTTTCTCATTGGTGTAGCGTTTCGGTTAAAGTGGGTATGCTGTTTGTTAAACTTAATCCGAGGATGTCAAATACCGAAGTTTATGGCTCAGCGTTAGAAGGATACAGGATTTTAAATGAAGTCGAGTTGAATTCGGATGAGCGATATAACTTGGGCAAGATAGTCATTAACTCCCTTTTCAAGGAGTTTGTTTCCTATGAGATGGAGAAGGATAAGACCTACAGAAAGCAGCTTTcatcaaggaagaaggaTCAAAATGTTGCTGCGTCCGCCATGGAGCTGAATTTGAACTTTACGgaatcaaagatcaaagacAAAAGGAGGAAGTCTGCTTTTTACAGATTTGGTTCCGCGACGCCTTACCAGGAATATAACATGACATCGTTATCAGCGCCAAACACTCCTCTGTTCTCTGGGGAAGCTACTGGTCTACCCGTTGACGAACATCCGTTGTTACCGCCTCCCATGACATCAGCGGGCGATAAATTGACTTACGAAGAGAATGAACTGGGAGTTTTATCACCGTTTGGAGCCTCAGAGTCACGAACCCTGAGTTCAGGCTCATTAATAGCTCGCAAATTTAAAAAACTAAGACCGTACTCGCGTAATGGCAGCGGCACACATACAACTGTCGATTCTCAAGCCACTAATTCCGATTTCGAAGATTCTACGCCCGAAGATGAGCACCCTGGCGAACGGATTGTTTGGAACCAGGCATACAATGGGGAAAATCTCTCCTCGCAGCAAGCAGCGGAACCTTTGCATGCCAAATTCAAACCCATAGAAACCCCTGCTACAGCTGCCCATCAAGATATTGAACCGAATACACTGATCAAAGATCGTGCGACATACATTtccgatttcttcgagcagcTGCACGAGACTTACAAGCAGCATCAAAATTCGAACTCAACGTCGCTAAAGCTGCTATCGAGGAAACTTCCGGAGAgtaaaatcatcagagaTCCCTCATTGCCAATCATCAGAATAAGAAACGGCGTACTGCTGGTTGTGCATAGTTGGAACAAGAGATGCTGTGGCGGGAAGGTACTGTTCTCCAGTTATCTACCGGCCTCGAGATCGctcgacgacgacgatgcATCTATCTTGCAAGAgagcgatgaagatgtcGATAGcaatgaagatgaagaaagattAAGCAAATATGATCTAATGGATAACGAATACGGAAACGTCATGAATAGGCGGCAGATGTTCGAGCAGCTGGAGGAAAACCTGCCGTTTTGGTTTGCCAAGTATCTATTTTGCGACGAGAGGACAGCCAAGCAACAACCTAAACTTAGCTTTGTAATTGCGCCCTGGCAGGATCACGACGGTCCCATCTCATCGGGTAGTCAGCCGCAGCAGTCGCACCATAGGCTGAAATTTGGCAGGACAAAGTCTGCGGATGTCAGCCTTGGGACCACTGAGCTGCCCAAGATTTCGGAAATCAACACTAAGCTAGTAGCACCGGGGATGATAAAAGTaaaaaagatcaaagttTACATCGCAGACAGATTCGAGGCTAAGACGCCAGAAATGAAGGCCAAAATTGATCCTAGTGAGTGGATAGAGCTGCTCTGCAAGAGCCAAGTGCTCGACAACGACATGACCTTGAGCACAGTAAGGACATTATACTGGAAGTCTCAGAGTGATATTGTCTTCAAGTacagaagaaagatggcAGATGCCACGCTTGTCACTGGAGGCGACGGCAATTCTGGCTCGGGAGACATTTAG